The Apium graveolens cultivar Ventura chromosome 11, ASM990537v1, whole genome shotgun sequence genome has a window encoding:
- the LOC141695984 gene encoding uncharacterized protein LOC141695984 — protein MANQQDSLTDLYAKLIIEDEEEEGMINVLSSIWRPKEGVKIHDLGDMRYSFVFYHPLDVQKVVEGGPCSFEQGMLVYKQIARVEDPKAVPLNKVDIWVQVYDVPNGFVSESIFQSIANYIGSFVKSDTTNLNGV, from the exons ATGGCAAATCAGCAAGATTCATTAACTGATCTATATGCAAAGTTAATAATTGAGGATGAGGAAGAAGAGGGGATGATT AATGTTTTATCATCAATATGGCGTCCAAAAGAGGGCGTGAAAATTCATGATTTAGGAGATATGCGGTATTCTTTTGTGTTTTATCACCCCCTGGATGTGCAGAAAGTGGTTGAGGGAGGCCCATGCTCTTTCGAACAAGGAATGTTAGTGTATAAGCAGATAGCAAGAGTTGAAGATCCAAAAGCGGTACCACTGAACAAAGTTGATATATGGGTCCAGGTATATGATGTTCCTAATGGTTTTGTTTCGGAGTCCATATTTCAAAGTATTGCTAATTATATTGGTAGTTTTGTGAAGTCTGATACGACGAACCTCAATGGAGTATGA